The Leptospira selangorensis sequence AAATGTCCTCTTCCTTTTTCAGGAAACTCCAAATGCCGCCTTGCTCGAATTGTTTCTCTTCCAGCAACTGTTTGAGTTGGAGATATTCTTTTTTGACCTGGTCGGGGATGCCAACGATCTCTAATTTATGAAAAGTTTCTCTAGCTTCTTCAAAACGATTCGTTCTTACATAACAAATCGCTAATGCATATAGAGTAGGAGAATCGGATAGTTCAGACTCAGGAAGATCTTTTAGAAGATCCAATGCCCTATCAAATTTAGAAGCGCCGGTATAAACTGCCGCCAAATTTTTTTTAGCGAATACATCATTATCATCCAATTCCAATGCCTTGGAAAGATGGAATTCCGCTTTAGGTTTATCTTTTTTACGGGCAAATAAAACTCCGAGTCCTACCCATGCTTGCACATGTGCAGGCTCTAAACGGATACATTCTTGTAGTGCGGATTCTGCAGGAGCCATCTCTCCCAATTGAGAAAGGCACATTCCTAAATGAAAGAATGTATTAGGGTTATTCGGCTCAGACTCAGTCCAAGAGATCAATACGGACTTAGCGGAATTCGAGTCTCCTCGTTTCAGATAGTCCAATGCGGTTTTCAGTCTTGGATCCATTCTTTTTCCATTTCTTTTCTTCCTTATGGATACGACTATCTTTTTCCTCTTTGGTTTCTCTATTACAATGTTGAGAAGAAGCTCTCCATTCCCATTCCGCGTTGATCTTGAGCCATTCCTTATCTATCTGGTATTTTTCCATAAGAGTATCCAGTAAACGAACATCTTCCCAATCATCTGCGTTCACAAAATGATTGGATTCTTTCATAAATTCCTTTTTCCAGTGAGAAACGAATATGTCCAAATGATCTTCTTTAAAATCTTCCAAGCTGTCTTCCGAATTCGCACATTCATTGATCAGGAATTCCACATGTTTTTTTCTGAGCTTCGCCTCCGAAGTTTCAGTCACTTTCTGGTATGTTACGTAGATGGTTCCCAAAACTAAAGTGGTTTCAAAAGCGAATGGGACAGGAGTGATCGCAGCGATTGCAAGTACTCCTCCTAATTTTCTTATAATAGAACTGCTGTCTTTTTTGAGCTCCGATTTATATAAGGAAACTTCTTTGATCCTTTCCGTATATTTTTGTTTTTGAGGGCCTATAAATTCCGAGTCGAATTTTTCCAGATCCGCAAATGCGTCTTTGTATTTTGTCTTAAGACTTAGGTCTGTTCTGTATACATTACCTTCTTCATTCGTGTAAAAGA is a genomic window containing:
- a CDS encoding tetratricopeptide repeat protein; the encoded protein is MDPRLKTALDYLKRGDSNSAKSVLISWTESEPNNPNTFFHLGMCLSQLGEMAPAESALQECIRLEPAHVQAWVGLGVLFARKKDKPKAEFHLSKALELDDNDVFAKKNLAAVYTGASKFDRALDLLKDLPESELSDSPTLYALAICYVRTNRFEEARETFHKLEIVGIPDQVKKEYLQLKQLLEEKQFEQGGIWSFLKKEEDI